One Aegilops tauschii subsp. strangulata cultivar AL8/78 chromosome 7, Aet v6.0, whole genome shotgun sequence genomic window carries:
- the LOC109744515 gene encoding mitogen-activated protein kinase kinase kinase ANP1 isoform X3 has product MLLKMSMLSHMYRPPALSQAWQPAQLSPLPAYSCFRTAPINPEFGCRRTKRSTHQEVMLFPTTTAKAHIRELEEEVKLLKNLSHPNIVRYLGTVREEDTLNILLEFVPGGSIQSLLGKLGSFPEVNRKYTRQILQGLEYLHSNAIIHRDIKGANILVDNKGCIKLADFGASKQVAKLVFAL; this is encoded by the exons ATGCTACTGAAGATGTCGATG TTGTCACATATGTACAGACCACCCGCTTTGTCACAAGCATGGCAGCCTGCTCAACTATCTCCACTGCCTGCATACAGCTGTTTCAGAACAGCGCCGATCAACCCAG AGTTCGGTTGTAGAAGAACGAAACGAAGCACACATCAGGAAGTCATGCTCTTTCCAACAACAACAGCAAAA GCGCATATAAGAGAACTTGAGGAAGAAGTGAAGCTCCTCAAGAACCTTTCACACCCCAATATTGTG AGGTACCTCGGGACTGTCCGTGAGGAAGACACACTGAATATCCTGCTGGAGTTTGTTCCTGGAGGGTCTATCCAGTCGCTTCTTGGAAAACTCGGTTCATTCCCGGAG GTCAATAGGAAGTATACTAGGCAGATTTTGCAAGGGTTGGAATATCTGCATAGCAATGCAATAATACATAGAGACATTAAG GGTGCAAACATTCTTGTTGATAACAAAGGCTGCATTAAGCTTGCCGATTTTGGGGCATCTAAGCAAGTTGCCAAGTTG